Below is a genomic region from Prolixibacteraceae bacterium.
TACCTCAGAAGAGGAAGAAGATTGATTTCTCTATCGAATACATTCACAGTCCCAATACGTATAATCGTTCTATTAGAGCTATTGGATATTTCCAATCGAATATATTATGGGGGATTTATGGGGAGAACACTTCTGATAAAGCCGATGCGCTTATGGGGGATGCTGAATCAAAAGGGTGTTTGTATAATGTCTTCGGCTATCGCTTGACTAATTTTCTCTCTTTGGGGCCTATGGTTGGTGTTGGTCGTAGTCTTTATAATGATCAAACATTCCAATATGGTGGCTTTATGGGAATTAGAGTGTCAAAGATTCTTCTATCTTGTCAGTATACTTCTACAAGTAGTTTTGGTGTTGGGCTGGGACTATATTTTAAATAACAAAACATAAAAGGCTGTATCATATGAGATACAGCCTTTAGTATTTGCTTAATTAAAGAGGTCTTAATTCTTTATCAACAAAGAAAAGATATTATGAGCACAGTTCACGTATAACTGACATTGCTTCTTTTACTTGTGCTGTTAATTCAGCATATTTACCTTCTTTGATGATTTCGCTTGTGATCAACTGAGATCCCATTCCAACACAAGTTACACCTGCATTAAACCATCCTTCAAGATTTTCTTTTGTAGGTGTTACTCCACCTGTAGGCATCATTAGTGCCCATGGCATTGGTGCTTTTACCGATTTAACAAAAGCAGGTCCACCAACTTGTGATCCAGGGAATACTTTTGCTACCTCAGATCCAAGTTCTAATGCACGCCCAACTTCAGTAACTGATCCACAACCAGGTGACCAAAGGATACCACGACGGTTACAAACCTTAGCTGTCTCTTCGTGAAGAAGTGGAGCAACAACAAAGTTTGTTCCTAGTTGAATGTAAAGTGCTGCTGTTGCTGCTTCAACAATTGAACCAATACCTAGAATCATCTCTGGAGTTTCAACTGCTGCCCATTTTACTAGTTCAGCAAAAACTTCATGTGCAAAATCACCACGGTTAGTGAATTCGAATACACGAACACCACCATCATAACATGCTTTAACGATGTTTTTACAAACTTCTATATCTTTGTGAAAAAATACAGGAATCATACCTGTCTCTTTCATTTGTGCAATAACTTCTAACTTACTAAAACGTGCCATTTCTTGTAAATTTAAAATAAAAGCACTGTGGTAATATTAAAAAACCACAGTACTTCTAATAATTCAGATTTCTTAAATACTTATCGTGATACACGTCCAGAAGCATCTCCAGACATTAATTTCTCAACTTCTGATACAGTAGCAAGGTTGTAGTCACCATAAATAGTGTGCTTCAAACAAGATGCTGCAACAGCAAAGTTAAGAGCTTTTTGATCATCTTTTGGGTAAGTGATTAATCCATAGATTAAACCTCCCATGAACGAATCTCCACCACCTACACGGTCTACGATGTGCGTGATTTGATATTGTGGTGATTCATATAATTTCTCTCCATCATAAAGTACTCCTGACCATGAGTTATGGTTAGCAGAAATAGATCCACGAAGAGTTGTAATTACTTTTTTAACACGAGGAAAGCGATCCATGATTTGGCGTGAAACTGATTCATAAGCTGCACCTTCTACATGTCCACCTGTTACATCAACACCTTCTGGGTGAATGTCAAGTACCATTGCTGCATCTTCTTCGTTTCCAAGAACAACATCACAACCTGCAACTAATTCTGGCATCACTTCATTTGCTGTTTTACCATAGTTCCAAAGCTTCTTTCTGTAGTTAAGGTCAGTAGATACTGTGATACCTTTTTCATTTGCTTTCTTAATAGCTACAGCCAATACATCACAAGCATTTTGTGATAGGGCAGGAGTAATACCTGTCCAGTGGAACCACTGTGCATCTGCAAATACTGCATCCCAATCGATCATTCCTAATTCGATAGAAGAGATAGCCGAGTGAGCACGGTCATAAACTACATTAGATGCTCTTGTTACTGCTCCTGTCTCTAGGAAATAGATACCTAATCTCTCTCCTCCCCAAATAATATTATCAATATTAACTCCGTATTTACGAAGATCTTTCATGGCACAGTCACCAATATCGTTCTTTGGTAGGCGAGTTACGAAATCTACAGGAATTCCATAATTTGCTAATGAAACTGCTACGTTTGCTTCTCCTCCTCCATAAGTTGCTGTGAACTCTTTAGATTGTGAGAAACGTAAATAACCTGGTGTTGCAAGACGCAACATGATCTCTCCGAAGGTAACTACTTTTTTTGTCATCGTCTTTAAATAACTTAAATCACTCTTCTGCTTATCAGTAGTGATGGTTTATGCTTGTTTTATTATTCAATATCTATGCTTGTGCAATCGATTGTAAAAGTAGGCATAATCTTGAAACTGCAAAATAAAATAAGACAAATTTCATACACTATTATGGAATGAATATTTGTGTGTCTGATTTAAGCTATTGATAGGTAGGTTGTTATGTTGGTTTGTAGTAGTTTGTGTTTTACGACATGTTTCGTTAAATTAATAGATTGATATATTGGTTGTGCGATTGATGACTAAAAAGAGAGCGTATAACTGTTTAATTTTAAGTGCGAAGTATATGAACCATATTTTGTGTACTTTGTAAGGGGTTAATCTGGATTAAACATCATTTTATGTATAAAATGATGTTTCTCCTTCATCTTTTACTATTAGTCCTCTGTAATACATATTATATCGTTTGTTCCAGGTATGTTAATTATGAATTTATTTAAAAAAGTGCTATAATTACAGAAGTCAAGTGGCTAATGTGATAAATAGAACAGCTATATTCTACCTTATTACATCAGATATAAATAGATTTTACACGTCTCCTAAAATATTTAATCAATGAAGCTCTCGATAATCATTCCTGCATATAATGAAGAAGCAACGATATGTTCAATTCTCAATGCTATTCAGCGTGTTACTCTAATAAATGAAATTGAGAAAGAGATAATTATTGTTAATGACTGCTCATCGGATAATACTGTCTCCGAGATAGAGGCATTTATGAAGAGTAATACATTAGACAATATCCAGCTTTTTCATCAGCCGAATAATATGGGAAAAGGAGCTGCGATTCACAGAGGAATTAAAGAAGCCAATGGTGATTATCTAATAATACAGGATGCGGATCTAGAGTATGACCCACGCGAATATAACTTGCTTTTAAAACCATGTATTGAAGGACATGCTGATGTTGTCTATGGGTCTAGGTTCATGGGATCGAACCCTCATCGCATATTGTTCTATTGGCACTCAAGGGGTAATAAGTTCTTGACTAATTTGAGTAATATGTTTACCAATCTTAATTTGACGGATATGGAAACCTGTTACAAATTATTCAAATCAGAGAAAGTAAAGTCTTTATCGCTCCAAGAGAAGCGCTTTGGTTTTGAGCCCGAAGTCACTGCTAAGATTAGCCGATTGCCTAAGATACGAATATACGAAGTAGGTATATCATACTATGGAAGAACTTATGATGAAGGTAAAAAGATTGGATGGAAAGATGGATGTCGTGCCATTTGGTGTATCATGAAATACAATATTTGGGCGAAATAGTTCCTTTATTCCTTAGGACATATTAGGTTAAAAAATGTACCTTTGAATAATAATATTGGATGTTGAAACGTATACGTTATTCATTTAAACAAGAGCTCTTATGAAAATTGAAGTATCTAACGGGGAGATTGTTGATAAGCTAACAATCATCGAGATTAAATTAGAGAGAATTAGCGACGAAGCTAAATTGGCGAATCTTCGTAACGAACACAAAGTTCTTGACGAAGCTGTGAAGAAGATTATTGACAAAGCGGATCCTCTATATAAAGAGTTGTATGATATTAATTGTCAACTTTGGGATATTGAAGATCACATTAGAGATCTTGAGAGAGAAAAGAAATTTGGAGATGATTTTATTCAAACTGCTCGATCAGTATACTTTACCAATGACAAGCGTTGTGAAGTAAAGAGAGCAATCAATGATAAGACTGGCTCTGAGCTTGTTGAAGAGAAATCATATGAGGATTACCAATAATAGGGTAGTTATATCATAAAGAACTTATTATAGAGAACATCTTCCCTAAAGTTATTAGCTTGTGGAGTTGATGTTCTCTTATTTGTTTAACTCGTTTTATTCTCTTAAGCTTATTTCAATTGAAAAATATACTACTATTCCGTATGTCAGCAATGGGGGATGTGGCCTTAACTGTTCCTGTTATTAGAGCAGCTGCAGAAGCCAATCCTGAGAGTAAATTCACCTTAGTAACACGTCCATTCTTTGCTCCTTTTTTTGAAGGCATTGAAAACCTCGAACTTGTATTTCCTGATTTAAAAGGGAAGCACAAAGGTTTTTTAGGCTTGATCAAATTCTACTTTGAATTACAGGTGCAAAAAAAATGGGATGTAATTCTTGATCTTCATGATGTGTTACGAACACGTGTTTGGAGATCACTATTTCGTTTCGCTGGCAAGCCAGTATATGTAATTGATAAGGGACGTAAAGAGAAAAAGGATATCCTTCTAAGAAAATCTGATACACCACTGAAGCATGTAACGGAGCGTTATCTCGACGTATTTAGAAAAGCTAAAATTGAAACTGCACCTTTAAAAATCGCTTCAATAATCCCAAGTTCCAATGTCAAAGAGAAGGCTCGTAGACAATTGGCCGAACTCTGCTTAAAAGGATCAAAAAGCATTGGTATTGCTCCATTTGCGATGCATGCCCCAAAAATGTGGGGGCTAGATAACTGTCATAAACTAATGGATTTAATCCAAGAGAAATATAACGTAACGTTTTTTCTTTTTGGAGGAGGTAGCGAAGAGGTCGAGAAATTATCTCGATTAGAAGATAAAAAGAGAGGACGATTCTCAATGGCTGGAAAGATCCCATTCCAAGATGAAATCGCCTTTATATCGTGTCTAGATTTAATGATCGCAATGGATTCATCGAACATGCATCTAGGTGCATTGACTGGAACCAAGACTGTTTCTATATGGGGTGGGACAGATCCCGTCTTTGGCTTCTCTGCTTTTGGACAACCCAAAGAGTATAGCATCCATATTCCTGAAGGAAAATTAGCGTGTAGACCTTGTTCTGTTTATGGGGGCAAGCCTTGTAGTCAAGAAGAGATACTGTGTATGAAATATGTAACACCCTCTTTGGTGTTGAATGTTCTCGAAGAGCAGGGAGTATTATTGTAGTTCGTTTGTTACGGATGATGATATCAAAAATGCGATTAATCAGAATTAATCGCATTTTTAATATCATATAATTGATGGGCTACAGACACCAATGAGTCGCTTATGTCAACTATATTTATTTGCCGTATAAGGTCTACTTTTTCCAGAAACGAAGACTCTTGAAAAAGTTCTTATACCTATATTTAACCACCCTCTTGTGCTTATACTTGTGGTCATACTCAACCAATAATCGAGCTCCCTCTTCAGGATCTTTTTTCCACTTGCGAGC
It encodes:
- a CDS encoding glycosyltransferase family 2 protein, coding for MKLSIIIPAYNEEATICSILNAIQRVTLINEIEKEIIIVNDCSSDNTVSEIEAFMKSNTLDNIQLFHQPNNMGKGAAIHRGIKEANGDYLIIQDADLEYDPREYNLLLKPCIEGHADVVYGSRFMGSNPHRILFYWHSRGNKFLTNLSNMFTNLNLTDMETCYKLFKSEKVKSLSLQEKRFGFEPEVTAKISRLPKIRIYEVGISYYGRTYDEGKKIGWKDGCRAIWCIMKYNIWAK
- a CDS encoding bifunctional 4-hydroxy-2-oxoglutarate aldolase/2-dehydro-3-deoxy-phosphogluconate aldolase, which encodes MARFSKLEVIAQMKETGMIPVFFHKDIEVCKNIVKACYDGGVRVFEFTNRGDFAHEVFAELVKWAAVETPEMILGIGSIVEAATAALYIQLGTNFVVAPLLHEETAKVCNRRGILWSPGCGSVTEVGRALELGSEVAKVFPGSQVGGPAFVKSVKAPMPWALMMPTGGVTPTKENLEGWFNAGVTCVGMGSQLITSEIIKEGKYAELTAQVKEAMSVIRELCS
- a CDS encoding glycosyltransferase family 9 protein; the protein is MKNILLFRMSAMGDVALTVPVIRAAAEANPESKFTLVTRPFFAPFFEGIENLELVFPDLKGKHKGFLGLIKFYFELQVQKKWDVILDLHDVLRTRVWRSLFRFAGKPVYVIDKGRKEKKDILLRKSDTPLKHVTERYLDVFRKAKIETAPLKIASIIPSSNVKEKARRQLAELCLKGSKSIGIAPFAMHAPKMWGLDNCHKLMDLIQEKYNVTFFLFGGGSEEVEKLSRLEDKKRGRFSMAGKIPFQDEIAFISCLDLMIAMDSSNMHLGALTGTKTVSIWGGTDPVFGFSAFGQPKEYSIHIPEGKLACRPCSVYGGKPCSQEEILCMKYVTPSLVLNVLEEQGVLL
- a CDS encoding DUF6165 family protein, encoding MKIEVSNGEIVDKLTIIEIKLERISDEAKLANLRNEHKVLDEAVKKIIDKADPLYKELYDINCQLWDIEDHIRDLEREKKFGDDFIQTARSVYFTNDKRCEVKRAINDKTGSELVEEKSYEDYQ
- a CDS encoding sugar kinase, translating into MTKKVVTFGEIMLRLATPGYLRFSQSKEFTATYGGGEANVAVSLANYGIPVDFVTRLPKNDIGDCAMKDLRKYGVNIDNIIWGGERLGIYFLETGAVTRASNVVYDRAHSAISSIELGMIDWDAVFADAQWFHWTGITPALSQNACDVLAVAIKKANEKGITVSTDLNYRKKLWNYGKTANEVMPELVAGCDVVLGNEEDAAMVLDIHPEGVDVTGGHVEGAAYESVSRQIMDRFPRVKKVITTLRGSISANHNSWSGVLYDGEKLYESPQYQITHIVDRVGGGDSFMGGLIYGLITYPKDDQKALNFAVAASCLKHTIYGDYNLATVSEVEKLMSGDASGRVSR